Proteins encoded in a region of the Pseudomonas viciae genome:
- the aqpZ gene encoding aquaporin Z, which produces MSLFKRSVTELLGTFWLVLGGCGSAVLAASGIGVLGVALAFGLTVLTMAFAIGHISGCHLNPAVSLGLSVGGRFPARELPAYIIAQVIGGVLAAALIYFIASGKEGFDLAASGLASNGYGEHSPGGYSMAAGFVTELVMTAMFILIILGATDKRAPAGLAPIAIGLGLTLIHLISIPVTNTSVNPARSTGPALIVGGWAIEQLWLFWVAPLLGAVIGGVSYRWLGQETR; this is translated from the coding sequence ATGTCTTTATTCAAACGCTCTGTGACTGAGTTGCTAGGTACGTTCTGGCTGGTGTTGGGCGGCTGCGGCAGCGCGGTATTGGCTGCCTCCGGGATTGGCGTGCTGGGGGTTGCCCTGGCGTTCGGCCTGACGGTGTTGACCATGGCATTTGCCATCGGTCATATCTCGGGTTGCCACCTCAACCCAGCGGTGTCGCTAGGCTTGTCCGTGGGCGGGCGGTTTCCGGCCAGGGAGTTGCCTGCCTACATCATCGCCCAGGTCATCGGTGGCGTGCTGGCCGCCGCGTTGATCTACTTCATCGCCAGCGGCAAGGAAGGCTTTGACCTGGCCGCGTCCGGGCTGGCCTCGAACGGTTACGGCGAGCATTCGCCCGGTGGCTATTCGATGGCGGCAGGTTTTGTCACCGAACTGGTCATGACGGCGATGTTCATCCTGATCATCCTCGGCGCCACCGATAAACGTGCACCGGCCGGGCTGGCACCGATAGCCATCGGCCTGGGCCTGACGCTGATTCACCTGATCTCGATTCCGGTCACCAACACTTCGGTCAACCCGGCCCGCAGTACCGGTCCGGCGCTGATCGTCGGCGGCTGGGCCATCGAGCAACTGTGGCTGTTCTGGGTCGCACCGCTGCTGGGTGCGGTCATCGGCGGTGTTTCTTACCGCTGGCTGGGCCAGGAAACCCGCTGA